The Flavobacteriales bacterium genome segment TAGATAGGGGCGGGATTCAAAAAAGGTCGTGAAATCCGTATCGAAACGCAATTGTCCATTCTCTACGTCCGGGTCTATACCCTTATAGCGGAACTTGATATCTGAAGGGTCTCCGGAAGGATGGACGATCAAGTCATACTTGAATTGTCCATCCACGAAGTAAAGTCGTAGGTCGATCTTCTCCCAGAGGTTGGAACAGAGGATCTCCTGGACAGCTCGGCAATCGCTTCCCCATTCCGATGGGTCATTTCCTCTGAAGAAATTGTAGCTGGTAGAAGAATTCGTTGTAGTCTGAATATCGAGCGTTTCGATTCCAAGGAATTCCATGTGATAGGCATGGAAATTTAATCGCTCTGGAAATGCACTGTGCCCGTGGTGGGCTTCTGAGATGCTCGACCATTGCTCCACATCACGAATGTCAAAGGTGATTCCCACCTTCTCTATATAGATGTGCCCCTCAGGAATCTCAGCGCGGAACAGGACATGGTCGGGCCATTGGCCTTTATTCTCGATGAATTGCTGAGCCTGGTTAGAAAGGCCGAGCAGTAGATATATGCAGATGAATAAGCCGCGTGGGATCACTGGCTAAAGATAGCCATGGTCAACGCTCGTTTGAGCGTCAAAGGGATGTTCAGGATTGGAATGGAATAGGAGCTGACCAGCGGATCACCACTTGGTCTTGGTGTAGGATTCATCCTTCTCCTCGGAATCTTTCTCTTCCTTGGATTCTTCTACACGATACTTGGGGTCGTCCTCTTTCAATCGCTCTATCTCTCCCAGCACGTCTTCAAGACCTTCTTGGAATTTCTCGAAATCCTCTTTGTACAAAAATATTTTGTGCTTTTCGTAGAAGCTGTCTCCGTTGTCGTTGAACCGCTTCTTGCTTTCCGTGACGGTCAGATACAGGTCATTTCCCCGTGTTGATTTCACATCGAAGAAGTAGGTCCGTTTTCCCGCTCGAATCACTTTCGAGTATATTTCCTCCTTGTCGTAGTGATCTTTGTCCCCCTCCATGCTTCTGGTTTTTAGTTTGGTACTCACGAATATAGAACAAATTGCACTTGACGACTACTCTACCGCCACCTCCAAGGATTGTCGTCTTTCCATATCCGCATAGAAGCCGTCTCGGGCAATGAGATCCTCATGTCTTCCTTGATCGATGATGCGACCGTTTTCCAGCACGATGATGTGATCAGCGCGCCTGATCGTGGAGATGCGATGAGAGATCAATATGGTGGTGCGCTGCTTGATGATCTTATCCAAGGTCTGGAGTATGGACTCCTCGGTCTCTGTATCCACGGCCGACAGGCTGTCATCGAAGATGAGGATCTTGGGCCTTTTGATGATCGCCCGTGCAAGGGATACACGTTGCTTCTGACCTCCAGAAAGAGTGATGCCCCATTCTCCTAGCAGAGTATCATAGCCTTTGGAGAGTTCTTGAATCTCACCGCTGAGCTCCGCTTCATTGCCCGCCTGTTCCACCAAGCTACGGTCGAATTCACCATCCTTCAGGCCGAAAGCGATATTGTTAGCAATGGAATCTGAGAAGAGAAAAACCTCTTGAGGAACATATCCCATTGGGTTTCTCAAGGAATCGGTGGTCAATTCCCTGATATCATGACCATCCAAATGGATGCTTCCTGAATCAGGGTCGAACTGTCTGAGCAAGAGGGCTGCTAAGGTCGATTTGCCCGAACCGGTCCGTCCGAACACTCCCAATGTCCGACCGGGAGCAATTTCGAAAGACACCTCTTGCAAAGCGCGTATCCCGGATTCCGGATAAGTGAAACTCACCCGGTCGAATCGGATCGTTCCATCTACCTGTTCTAGTTCCTTCGGTCCATCGACTATCTCAGGTTCTTCACTCAAGAATTCATTGATGCGCTCTTGGCTTGCTGCCGCACGTTGGACCAAGGAGGTCACCCATCCAACTGCTGCAAAAGGCCAAGTGAGTAGATTGACATAGATGACGAATGCCACGAGCCCTCCGAAAGTGAAATCGGTATCTCCCTCGATGATCATCTTTCCTCCCAGGAAGATGGCCAGGATGGTACTCACACCTATCAGAAGGATGATGGTAGGCATGAAAAGAGCATCGACCCGTACTTGGTCCAAAGTCAGGTCTCTATAGAACTCACTCTCCTTATTGAATTCTTCAGAGCGCTGTTTCTCAATGCCATAGGCTTTCATCACCCTGATGCCGGCAAAATTCTCTTGAACAAAGGTGCTCAGGGCGCTCTGCTGACGCTGCACCGCCTCGCTCCGCCTATTCATGATGGCACTCACATGGTAGACGAGTATACTCATCACGGGCAGTGGGGCCAGAACATACAAGGTGAGCTCAGCACTCAGGCTGACCATGGCCACTACCGACAATACCGCTACCACCAGCAGATTGATAGAGTACATGATAGCCGGACCCAGATACATACGCACTTTGCTCACGTCCTCTGAGATCCGATTCATGAGATCACCCGTATTGTTGCGCTTATAGAAGGCCATACTGAGTCGTTGATACTGGGCATAGATCTCATTCTTGAGGTCATACTCTATCAGGCGCGACATGATGATGATGGTCTGTCGGGTGAAGAAGAGGAATATCCCTTTGATCAGTGCGATCGACAAATAGATGATACAGAGGATGAGGCCGGTGCTCATGATCACTTGTAGCAGTATGTCTTTCTGATCGACTTCTTGATCGGGCCTGACGAGTCCGAAGAAATCCATCACTGTGGCCAGTATGGGAGGAGATGCCAATTCTACAGTTTGGCCATCTTCCATTCCGCTATAAACCTCAATACTCTCCTTGATGAAATCCACTGATTCCTTGACCACCAATGGGTTATAGATGTAGAAGATGTTCTGGATAATGATGAAGAGTATTCCGAGCAGAAGTCTCCACTTGTATTTGAGCAGATATTTGTTCAGGTGTGCTAGACTTCTCATAGGCTATCTCGCGTTCTTCCTGTCAATTTGACTAATTTTGTGCGCCCTTTGAGGAAGAGTCCCAAAGGTATTCTACAATCTGAGAAATT includes the following:
- a CDS encoding DUF3276 family protein; the protein is MEGDKDHYDKEEIYSKVIRAGKRTYFFDVKSTRGNDLYLTVTESKKRFNDNGDSFYEKHKIFLYKEDFEKFQEGLEDVLGEIERLKEDDPKYRVEESKEEKDSEEKDESYTKTKW
- a CDS encoding ABC transporter ATP-binding protein encodes the protein MRSLAHLNKYLLKYKWRLLLGILFIIIQNIFYIYNPLVVKESVDFIKESIEVYSGMEDGQTVELASPPILATVMDFFGLVRPDQEVDQKDILLQVIMSTGLILCIIYLSIALIKGIFLFFTRQTIIIMSRLIEYDLKNEIYAQYQRLSMAFYKRNNTGDLMNRISEDVSKVRMYLGPAIMYSINLLVVAVLSVVAMVSLSAELTLYVLAPLPVMSILVYHVSAIMNRRSEAVQRQQSALSTFVQENFAGIRVMKAYGIEKQRSEEFNKESEFYRDLTLDQVRVDALFMPTIILLIGVSTILAIFLGGKMIIEGDTDFTFGGLVAFVIYVNLLTWPFAAVGWVTSLVQRAAASQERINEFLSEEPEIVDGPKELEQVDGTIRFDRVSFTYPESGIRALQEVSFEIAPGRTLGVFGRTGSGKSTLAALLLRQFDPDSGSIHLDGHDIRELTTDSLRNPMGYVPQEVFLFSDSIANNIAFGLKDGEFDRSLVEQAGNEAELSGEIQELSKGYDTLLGEWGITLSGGQKQRVSLARAIIKRPKILIFDDSLSAVDTETEESILQTLDKIIKQRTTILISHRISTIRRADHIIVLENGRIIDQGRHEDLIARDGFYADMERRQSLEVAVE